The sequence ACGCGGCGTCGGCCGCCCCCCTGCATCCCGTCGCCCGCCAGGCGCTGCTTGCCGCGCTGGACGAGGGCTGGGCCGACCCGGCCAGGCTCTACCGCGAGGGGCGGCGCGCCCGGCTGCTGCTGGACGCGGCCCGGGAGGCGGCCGCCGAGGCCGTCGGGTGCCGGCCGGACGAGCTGACCTTCACCTCGTCGGGCACCCGTGCGGTGCATTCCGGAATTTCCGGGGCGCTCGCCGGGCGTCGGCGTGTCGGCCGCCATCTGGTGGTGTCGGCGGTCGAGCACTCGTCGGTCCTGCACGCGGCGTCCGACCACGAGGACCGGGGCGGCTCCGTCGCCCGGGTGCCGGTGGACCGCACGGGCGCGGTGAGCCCGCGGGTGTTCGGGGAGGCGCTGCGCGAGGACACCGCGCTGGCCTGCCTCCAGTCCGCCAGCCACGAGGTCGGCACCGAGCAGCCGGTGGCCGAGGTGGCCGGAATCTGCCGGTCGGCGGGGGTGCCGCTGCTGGTGGACGCCGCCCAGTCGCTGGCCTGGGGACCGGTGCCGGAGGGGTGGTCGCTGCTCGCGGGCAGCGCGCACAAATGGGGCGGGCCCGCCGGGGTCGGGCTGCTCGCGGTGCGCAAGGGTGTCCGGTTCGCACCGCAAGGCCCGGCGGACGAGCGGGAGTCGGGACGGGCGCCCGGCTTCGAGAACCTTCCGGCGATCGTCGCGGCGGCCGCCTCCCTGCGGGCGGTGCGGGCGGAGGCGGACGCGGACGCGGTGCGGCTGCGGGCGCTGGTCGACCGGATCAGGACCCGGGTGCCCGAGCTGGTACCCGATGTGGAGGTGGTCGGCGATCCGGAGCGGCGGCTGCCGCATCTGGTCACCTTCTCCTGTCTCTATGTCGACGGGGAGACCCTGCTCCACGAGCTCGACCGGGCCGGATTCTCCGTATCGTCCGGTTCGTCCTGCACGAGCAGCACCCTGACGCCGAGCCATGTGCTCAAGGCGATGGGGGTGCTGTCGGAGGGCAATGTCCGGGTGTCGCTGCCCCGGGGCACCACGGACGAGGACGTCGACGGCTTCCTGGCGGTGCTCCCCGGTCTGGTGGCCGGGGTGCGCGAGAAGCTGGAGGCGTCCGCGCCGGCCGCCCCCTCCCCTTCCCCCTCCCCCGCTCCGGACGACTCGCTGGTGCTGGACACGCTCGGCAAGCGCTGCCCGATTCCGGTGATCGAGCTCGCAAAGGTGATCGGAGGGGTGCCGGTGGGCGGGACGGTGACCGTGCTGTCCGACGACGAGGCGGCCCGGCTGGACATCCCGGCCTGGTGCGCGATGCGGGAGCAGGAGTACGTGGGCGAGGAGCCGGCGGACCGGGGCGCGGCCCATGTGGTCCGCCGGCTCTCCTGACCGGTCCGCGTCAGGCGAGGTGCGTGTGGACCTCGGCGGCGGCCTCGTGGCCGTACGCCTTGGTGAAGCGGTCCATGAAGTGGTTGCGGTGCAGGGTGTACTCCTGGGTGCCGACGGTCTCGATGACGAGCGTGGCGAGCATGCAGCCGACCTGGGCGGCCCGCTCCAGGCCGACGCCCCAGGCGAGACCGGAGAGGAACCCGGCCCGGAAGGCGTCGCCGACGCCGGTCGGGTCGGCCTTGGCGTTCTCCTCGGGGCAGCCGACCTCGATGGGCTCCTCGCCCGCCCGCTCGATGCGCACGCCCTGGGCGCCGAGCGTGGTGACCCGGTGGCCGACCTTGGCCAGGATCTCCGCGTCGGTCCAGCCGGTCTTGGACTCGATGAGCCCCTTCTCGTACTCGTTGGAGAAGAGGTAGGTGGCGCCCTCCAGGAGGATGCGGATCTCGTCGCCGTTCATCCGGGCGATCTGCTGGGAGAAGTCCGCGGCGAACGGGATGCCGCGCGTACGGCACTCCTCGGTGTGGCGGAGCATGCCCTCCGGGTCGTCGGCGCCGATGGAGACGAGGTCGAGCCCGCCCACCCGGTCGGCGACGGCCTTCAGCTCGATCAGCCGGGCCTCGCTCATGGCGCCGGTGTAGAAGGAGCCGATCTGGTTGTGGTCGGCGTCGGTCGTGCAGACGAACCGGGCGGTGTGCAGGACCTCGGAGATCCGCACCGATCCGGTGTCGACGCCGTGGCGGTCGAGCCAGGCCCGGTACTCGTCGAAGTCGGACCCGGCGGCCCCGACCAGGATCGGCCGGGTGCCGAGCAGGCCCATGCCGAAGCAGATGTTGGCGGCGACACCTCCCCGGCGCACGTCCAGGTTGTCGACCAGGAAGGAGAGCGAGACCGTGTGCAGCTGATCGGCGACCAGCTGGTCGGCGAAGCGGCCGGGGAAGGTCATGAGGTGGTCGGTGGCGATGGAGCCGGTGACTGCGATACGCACGGGGAGACTGCTCCTGCGGAGGTCGAGGGGAACGCTTGTCCGTATCCCCTGGGTGGCGTGACAGTTCACGCTACCCGCTTTCCCATGGCCCGAAGCGGAAAAACTACCCGATAGTAGGGCTTTCTTCCCGAGCTCGGTGGTGCCTACGGTGCGGTTATGTCGAACCACATCGCCCCGCGCGAGTCCGAGACCGGTCTGGCCGAGCTGCGCGGAGACTGCGCACGGATGGCCCCGCACTGGGTGGTACCCGCGAAGATCACCCCTACCCCTGTCGCACCCGCCCTGAT comes from Streptomyces sp. Mut1 and encodes:
- a CDS encoding cysteine desulfurase/sulfurtransferase TusA family protein; translated protein: MPYFDAASAAPLHPVARQALLAALDEGWADPARLYREGRRARLLLDAAREAAAEAVGCRPDELTFTSSGTRAVHSGISGALAGRRRVGRHLVVSAVEHSSVLHAASDHEDRGGSVARVPVDRTGAVSPRVFGEALREDTALACLQSASHEVGTEQPVAEVAGICRSAGVPLLVDAAQSLAWGPVPEGWSLLAGSAHKWGGPAGVGLLAVRKGVRFAPQGPADERESGRAPGFENLPAIVAAAASLRAVRAEADADAVRLRALVDRIRTRVPELVPDVEVVGDPERRLPHLVTFSCLYVDGETLLHELDRAGFSVSSGSSCTSSTLTPSHVLKAMGVLSEGNVRVSLPRGTTDEDVDGFLAVLPGLVAGVREKLEASAPAAPSPSPSPAPDDSLVLDTLGKRCPIPVIELAKVIGGVPVGGTVTVLSDDEAARLDIPAWCAMREQEYVGEEPADRGAAHVVRRLS
- a CDS encoding carbohydrate kinase family protein — protein: MRIAVTGSIATDHLMTFPGRFADQLVADQLHTVSLSFLVDNLDVRRGGVAANICFGMGLLGTRPILVGAAGSDFDEYRAWLDRHGVDTGSVRISEVLHTARFVCTTDADHNQIGSFYTGAMSEARLIELKAVADRVGGLDLVSIGADDPEGMLRHTEECRTRGIPFAADFSQQIARMNGDEIRILLEGATYLFSNEYEKGLIESKTGWTDAEILAKVGHRVTTLGAQGVRIERAGEEPIEVGCPEENAKADPTGVGDAFRAGFLSGLAWGVGLERAAQVGCMLATLVIETVGTQEYTLHRNHFMDRFTKAYGHEAAAEVHTHLA